The genomic region GAAGGAACAGGCCTCCCAGCCGGCGGCCGAGCCTGATTTTCCGCCGTCCCAGACCATCCAGGGATTCAAGCTGACCGAGACCCAGGCCGGCCTGCGGGTCTGGGTGCTGGTGGCCGAACAGGCCAACACCTTCAACGACCAGCATCTGGTGGAGATGTTCAAACTGAAGATCGATTTTTACCGCAAGACCGGGGACTCCATCAGCGCCAACCTGACCGCCGATTCCGGCAAGATCAACACCGACAGCCGCAACATGGAGACCCGCCGGAACGTGGTGCTGACCACCAAGGACGGGATGAAACTTCTGACCGATTACCTGGATTGGAGCAACCAGGACCGGCGCTTTACCACCGAGTCCAAGGTCCGGCTGGAGAAGGACGGCGACTGGCTGGAAGGCGAGGGCATGAGCGCCAGCCCCGACCTGAAGGAGATCGAGCTCAAGCGCAACGTCCGGGGCAAGAAGGAACTGCTGACCGGGCTGGAGGGGATCCAGTGAGCTTCTCAGTCCTGCTGCTTTTGGCCGGACTGGGGGCGGCTCCCCAGCCGCTGGCCGACACCACCCAGCCCTACGTGCTTTCGGCCGACAACATGAAGATCCAGCAGCTGGGCCAGGACAAGATCACCTGGCTCTATGGCCAGGTGGAGATCATCCACGGCTCCACGATACTGAAGGGCGACACCGCCCGCATCTCCACCCTTACCGAGAAAGCCTCGGTCTGGGGCAGGGTCACCATCTACGACAAGACGGTGAAGATCACCGGCCGCCGGGCCGACTACCTGAAATCCACCGGCCGGGCCAGCGTCTTCGGGCGGCCCCGGCTTAACGACGCCGGCTGGGACCTGACGGCCGACTCCCTGGCCTACTCCCGGCCCCTGGCCAAAAGCTATGCCTACGGGCAGGTGGAGATGATAGACTCCTCCCAGCACAACAAGCTTTACGGCGATTACGGCGAATACTGGCACGACCAGGGCTACGGGTTCGTCATAGGCCGGGCCAGGATGGAATCCTACGACAAAAAGAACCGCACCAAAAAAAGCGTGATCACATCCAACAAAATGGAGGTCTTCCAGGCCAGCGGCCTGGCGGTGGCCACCGACAGCGTCAGGTTCGCCCAGGACAGCCTGTGGGCCGCCTGCGGCAAGATGACCTATTTCAAGACCGCCGGGCGGATGATGCTGGAGCAGGATCCCTCGGTCTGGCGACGGGACGCCCTGATCAGCGGCCGGCTGATGGAGCTGGACCTGAGGGGCGACACCCTGCGCAATGCCTGGGTGCGTGACTCGGCCGTGGTCCGCCAGTTCACCGAAGCCAGCCCCGACACCGACATCATCACCTGCGACAGCCTGAAGGCCGATTTTGCCCAGGGCCAGATGTCCTACGTCCATGCCTGGGGACGGGTGTGGTGCCAGTACCACCGGAGGCAGAAGGAAAACAGCAGCGGCCGGAACCTGGCCCAGGGACAGGAGATGGAATTCTTCATGAGCCAGGGCAAGACCCAGAGGATACTGATGAACAAAAAAGCCAAAGGCGCCTATCACTCCAGGGAGGATGTAAAATGAGCGCCATGGGTCCGGGACTGAGGCAGGAACTGCGCCAGATGCTGGCGCCGGAGATGCTGCAGCTGTTGAAACTGCTGCAGCTGCCGACGCTGGAGCTTCAGCAATTGGTGCGCCAGGAACTGGAGATCAACCCCCTGCTGGACGAGGTGATGGAGGAGACCCAGGAAGAGATCCAGGAAACGGAAGGTTTGAACTCGCTGGATTCCTTCCAAAAGACCTCCAACGAAGAAGAACCGGAACCGTCCGACCGCCCCGACCAGCTTGATTGGGATAATTACCTGCAGGAGGGTTTGGACAGCGGCTATTATCCGGCCAACAAGGACAAGTCCGAGGAGGACTCCCAGCCCTACGTGGTCACCCAGCAGAGCTTTCAGGATTACATCCTGTCCCAGCTCCGGATCTCATTAGACAATCCCCGGGACCTGGAGATCGGAAATTACCTGATCGGGAACCTCAACGACGACGGTTACCTGACCATGGGCACGGACGAGGTGGCCGCCGCCCTGAACCATTCACAGGACGAGGTGGAAAGGGTGCTGGACCTGGTCCAGAATTTTGACCCTCCCGGGGTGGCCGCCCGGAACCTGAAGGAATGCCTGCTGATCCAGCTCAACCATCTGGGCTACAGGGACAGTCTGGCCTGGAAGATGGTGGACCAGCATCTGGACGACATGGAGCGCCGCCGATATCCGGCCATCGCCAAGGCCCTGAAGGTGACAGAGGAGGAGGTGGCGGAGGCCCGGGAGATCATCTCGGCCCTTTCGCCCAAGCCCGGGGCCGGGCTGGGCAGCGATGAGACCCGCTACATCTTCCCGGACATCCTGATAGAAAAGCACGAAGGCGAATATGTGATCATCATCAACGACCGGGTGGTGCCCCGGGTGCGGGTGACCCCGGATTACAAGAAGATCCTGCAGCGTTCCAAGACAGCCAAGCCCGAGGAGCGGGATTACGTGGTCAAGCGGCTGGAGGCCGCCCGGTTCATAGTTAGGATGATAGAGCAGCGCCGCCGCACCGTCCAGAAGATAATGCTGGCCATAGTGGACCGCCAGCGGGACTTTTTGGACCACGGCCTGCGCCAGTTCAGGCCCTTGACCATGAAACAGGTGGCCGACGACATCGGAATGCACGAGTCCACGGTCAGCCGGGCGGTCCACAACAAATACGCACTGACCCCCCACGGGATGTTCGCGGTCAGATACTTTTTCGGCGGCGGGATGAGCACCACCCAGGGCCAGGACTCGGTCAAGGCCATCAAGGACAAAGTGCTGGAGATGATCAAGAACGAAGACCCCAAATCGCCGCTGACCGACCAGGACATCACCGACGCTTTGGCCAAGGCGGGACTGAAGATCGCCCGGAGGACCATCGCCAAATACCGCCAGGAGGGGAACATCCAGCCGGCCAGCATCCGGAAGAACCCCTGATCTGGGAACAAGAACCGTTTCTATTAGGAATGCAGGAAACCATGAATATTAAACTTGGGAAATCCCCAAAATTATTCCTGCCTTCCTGTTTTCCTTATAAAGGTATTCCAATTGTTGGATGCCATTAGGTAATAAATATTATGCCGGATAACCAAAATTTAAAAAGACTGCCCCGGGCCTTCAAGCAAAGCCTGGTGCGGAACCCCGCCCAGGCCCTGGTCAACCAGGTGCTGTCTGAATGCAGGCTGGAGACGGTCTGCCGCGAGGCCCGCTGCCCCAACCGCAACCAGTGTTTTGCTTCGGGCACCGCCACCTTTCTGATCATGGGCGGGAGCTGCACCCGGGGCTGCCGCTTTTGCGCGGTGGGCAAGGGCGGCGCAATGCCCCTGGACCCGGGGGAACCCCAAAGGCTGGCCCAGGCGGTGAAAAAACTGGGGCTGAAATATGCGGTGATCACCTCGGTCACCCGGGACGACCTGGAGGACGGCGGGGCCGGGCATTTTGCCGAAACCGTCAAAGCCCTGCGCCGGGAGAACCCCGGGATCCTGACCGAGATCCTGACCTCCGACTTCGACGGCCGGGAAAGTTCCTGGCGGCAGGCGGCGGAGATCAGGCCCGAGGTGTTCAATCACAACCTGGAAACAGTCCCCCGGCTTTACCCCCTGGCCCGTCCCCAGGCCGTTTACCGGCTGTCGCTGGACCTGATCAGCTACGCTGCCCGGGCCGGGCTGGTGGCCAAGTCCGGACTGATGGTGGGGCTGGGCGAGGAAGTGGCTGAGATCAAGCAGGTGATGGTTGATCTTAAGCAAGCCGGCTGCCGGATCCTGACCGTGGGCCAGTACCTGGCCCCGTCCCAGGAACATCTGCCGGTGGCAAGGTTCTGGGAGGAATCCGAATATCAGGAGCTCAAAACTTACGGGGAACAAATACTGGGACTGGACGCGGTCGTGGCCGGGCCCGCCGTGCGCAGTTCCTATCTGGCATATCAAACTTATCAGTCCATAACCAACTTTAAACAGGAGGCACCGGCATGAAGATCAACATCACCGCCCGCCATTTTGAAGGCCTGACCGAAGGCCTGAAAAAAGAGGTCCAGTCCCGGCTGGAGCATCTGGAGCATTTCTTCCCCCGGATCCTGGAAGCCCGGGCCATTTTAAGCGAAGAGAAAAAGCGGATGATCGCCGAGATCACCATCCATCTGCCGGCCGGCAAGCGTCTGGTGGCCAAGGAAGAGGGCACGGACATGCGCCAGGCCCTGGATTTTGCGGTGAAGAAGATAGAGACCCAGGTCAAGAAAGTGAAAGAGCGCAAGGAGCACAAGGGCCGGGGGCTTAAGGGGCAGTAGGGCACTTCCGGGCAGCCAGTATTCAGTATTCTTAGACCGGCAATTAAATAGCGCAATCATATTGTCAACAATTGTCATCCCGAGACACCTTACTTGCTATGCAAATTGAGGGATGAGGCGGTTTTTTTATCCTTCGGTTAGTTAAGCACGTTGCCATTCTCAGGATGACGCTTGATATGTTTAATTGCCGAAGTAATCAGTATTCAGTAATTGCGAGGGAGACCATGAAGGAGATATCGGTACAGGAGGTGCTGAACGACCGGCAGGAGTTCCTGCATCTGGAAGTGCTGACCGGCACGACCGGACTGGAGCGCAAGATCATTATCGCTGACACCAACCGCCCGGGGCTGGCCCTTTCCGGCTACATGGGGTATTTTCTGTGGGAGCGGGTCCAGATAATCGGGATCACCGAGACCGGCTACCTGGAGACCCTGAAACCGGACAAGCGCATCGAAGCCATCAAACGGATCACTTCCTTTGAACTTCCCTGCATCATCATCTCCAAGGGACTGGCCGCCCATCCCGAGCTGGTGGCCACCTGCCTGGAACGCAGGATCCCCCTGCTGCGCACCGGGCTGGACACCACCGACTTCATCCACAAGCTTTCCTCCTACATCGACAACAAGCTGGCCCCCACCACCACCGTCCACGGAACTTTGGTGGATGTCTACGGCCTGGGCCTGCTGTACACCGGCGACTCCGGCATCGGCAAGAGCGAATGCGCCCTGGACCTGGTGGAGCGGGGGCACCGGCTGGTGGCCGACGACGTGGTGGAGATCAAGAAACGCGGCCAGAGCGTGCTGGTGGGCTACGGCAACAAGCTGCTGAGGCACAACATGGAGATCCGGGGGATCGGGATCATAGACCTGGCCACCATCTTCGGCATCAGGGCGGTGCGGATGCGCAAGCGGATAGAGGTGGAGATACGGCTGAAGCGCTGGAGCGACGACGAGGATTACGAGCGGGTGGGCCTGGACGAAAAGCCCACCACCATCCTGGGGGTGGAGATCCCGCTGGTGACGGTGCCGGTGGTGCCGGGCAAGAACATCAGCGTGATTTCCGAAGTGATAGCCATGAACCAACTGCTGAAGGCCTGCGGATACCGGACCCCGGAGGAATTCAACAACCGTCTGCTGGAGTCCATGCAGAAGAAGTTCGAGGCCGCCAAGTT from bacterium harbors:
- the lptC gene encoding LPS export ABC transporter periplasmic protein LptC — protein: MKKTYIYTALVLVLLTGCKKEQASQPAAEPDFPPSQTIQGFKLTETQAGLRVWVLVAEQANTFNDQHLVEMFKLKIDFYRKTGDSISANLTADSGKINTDSRNMETRRNVVLTTKDGMKLLTDYLDWSNQDRRFTTESKVRLEKDGDWLEGEGMSASPDLKEIELKRNVRGKKELLTGLEGIQ
- a CDS encoding LptA/OstA family protein, producing the protein MSFSVLLLLAGLGAAPQPLADTTQPYVLSADNMKIQQLGQDKITWLYGQVEIIHGSTILKGDTARISTLTEKASVWGRVTIYDKTVKITGRRADYLKSTGRASVFGRPRLNDAGWDLTADSLAYSRPLAKSYAYGQVEMIDSSQHNKLYGDYGEYWHDQGYGFVIGRARMESYDKKNRTKKSVITSNKMEVFQASGLAVATDSVRFAQDSLWAACGKMTYFKTAGRMMLEQDPSVWRRDALISGRLMELDLRGDTLRNAWVRDSAVVRQFTEASPDTDIITCDSLKADFAQGQMSYVHAWGRVWCQYHRRQKENSSGRNLAQGQEMEFFMSQGKTQRILMNKKAKGAYHSREDVK
- the rpoN gene encoding RNA polymerase factor sigma-54; the encoded protein is MSAMGPGLRQELRQMLAPEMLQLLKLLQLPTLELQQLVRQELEINPLLDEVMEETQEEIQETEGLNSLDSFQKTSNEEEPEPSDRPDQLDWDNYLQEGLDSGYYPANKDKSEEDSQPYVVTQQSFQDYILSQLRISLDNPRDLEIGNYLIGNLNDDGYLTMGTDEVAAALNHSQDEVERVLDLVQNFDPPGVAARNLKECLLIQLNHLGYRDSLAWKMVDQHLDDMERRRYPAIAKALKVTEEEVAEAREIISALSPKPGAGLGSDETRYIFPDILIEKHEGEYVIIINDRVVPRVRVTPDYKKILQRSKTAKPEERDYVVKRLEAARFIVRMIEQRRRTVQKIMLAIVDRQRDFLDHGLRQFRPLTMKQVADDIGMHESTVSRAVHNKYALTPHGMFAVRYFFGGGMSTTQGQDSVKAIKDKVLEMIKNEDPKSPLTDQDITDALAKAGLKIARRTIAKYRQEGNIQPASIRKNP
- the lipA gene encoding lipoyl synthase, producing MPDNQNLKRLPRAFKQSLVRNPAQALVNQVLSECRLETVCREARCPNRNQCFASGTATFLIMGGSCTRGCRFCAVGKGGAMPLDPGEPQRLAQAVKKLGLKYAVITSVTRDDLEDGGAGHFAETVKALRRENPGILTEILTSDFDGRESSWRQAAEIRPEVFNHNLETVPRLYPLARPQAVYRLSLDLISYAARAGLVAKSGLMVGLGEEVAEIKQVMVDLKQAGCRILTVGQYLAPSQEHLPVARFWEESEYQELKTYGEQILGLDAVVAGPAVRSSYLAYQTYQSITNFKQEAPA
- the raiA gene encoding ribosome-associated translation inhibitor RaiA, with amino-acid sequence MKINITARHFEGLTEGLKKEVQSRLEHLEHFFPRILEARAILSEEKKRMIAEITIHLPAGKRLVAKEEGTDMRQALDFAVKKIETQVKKVKERKEHKGRGLKGQ
- the hprK gene encoding HPr(Ser) kinase/phosphatase, producing MKEISVQEVLNDRQEFLHLEVLTGTTGLERKIIIADTNRPGLALSGYMGYFLWERVQIIGITETGYLETLKPDKRIEAIKRITSFELPCIIISKGLAAHPELVATCLERRIPLLRTGLDTTDFIHKLSSYIDNKLAPTTTVHGTLVDVYGLGLLYTGDSGIGKSECALDLVERGHRLVADDVVEIKKRGQSVLVGYGNKLLRHNMEIRGIGIIDLATIFGIRAVRMRKRIEVEIRLKRWSDDEDYERVGLDEKPTTILGVEIPLVTVPVVPGKNISVISEVIAMNQLLKACGYRTPEEFNNRLLESMQKKFEAAKFEEDDLE